In Mangifera indica cultivar Alphonso chromosome 7, CATAS_Mindica_2.1, whole genome shotgun sequence, the genomic window ATATATCTAGGGCTAGCAAAATAttcctttttttcaaattttttttcattttacttttgATTTGTTCTGGTTGGGTTTGTGTTGTTTTGATGTAATTTAATGGgaaatttagggttttagttTGTAGTTTATGGTTTTTGAGTTCTAGGGTctttttttcttacattttgttttatcataatttaattggCATTAATTTAACTGTTGAAATTGATTGTTAGATGTTTAAATTTtggtgttaatttttttttttttttttgacattttgcacttaatggatttatatatttgatgtctTGCTGAGATCGTCACTCTCTGCAATCGCTTGGTAGTTTGTGTCTGAATGCAAGTTAACTGTGCTGAGGTTGTCAGCCTAATTGTTTGAAAGACATATAAACGGGACATGGGTAACATTGAAAATTAATTGTCGAGGGGTGGGTTCTCAGCTTCGAAGGATAGTCTATTTAATGCAGTGCATGTGTGAGAAGTGATATAATTTATGCTTTCTTGTACACTTGGCATTAAGCTAGATAAATGTAGTGTTGTATGTTTGATAGAGATATTCTGTGGTTACTGTAGGACACTATTTAATGTTCTGAGCAATATCTGTGCAGTGATTATAAACTTGCTATATCAGCTATATTGAGGTGGCAGCATCATGCAACGATCATCTTTTACTGCACTGACATCTTTATAGGTGTCATTGACTGATAAATTTATCGGATGTGTGAATTCTTGAGTATGAAATCAAATAACAGTTTTTTGGTCTGGACATCTCTTAAATTTGGACGTCTAATAGTAGTTTATTGAGGGTTGGAGTTCCCTGCCCTCTACGCTTCTGTTTATAGCCATTCTTGTGCATTGTAAAGCAGCTTGATCTTATTGATGATTTTGGAACTTTGaagttttatgttattttgttccTGTGAGCTGTTTGATTTTATCTGAATTTCTGGGACATTGCCAATGTTTATTCTGCATTGTTCAGGTTGAGGCGAAGAGAGCCATGTCAAGAGAGGAGCAGCAAACATCAGCCAGAACTGGAAACTTCAATCCTTTTAGAAACAATGGAGGTGGTGGGAACATCAGgaccaaaaaaatatttgttggaGGGTTGCCTCCCACTCTAACTGAAGATGGATTTCGTCAATATTTTGAAGGTTATGGCAATGTCACTGATGTGGTAATCATGTATGACCAGAATACTCAACGGCCTCGTGGATTTGGCTTTATTTCCTTTGATACTGAAGATGCAGTTGACAGAGTTTTACATAAAACTTTTCATGATTTGAATGGTAAACAAGTTGAAGTGAAACGGGCTCTTCCTAAAGATGCCAATCCTGGAGGAGGTGGCCGTAACATGGGAGCTGGTGGTTCTGGTTTTGGTGGTTATCAGGGTTATGGTGCTTCTGGTGGCAATTCAAGTGCATTTGAGGGTCGTATGGATTCTAATAGGTACATGCCGTCTCAGAATACTGGAAGTGGCTTTCCACCTTATGGTTCATCGGGGTATGGTACACCAGGCTATGGATATGGTCCATCCAGCAACAGTGTCAGTTATGGTGGTTATGGCAGTTACGGTGGTGCCAATGCTGGGTATGGTGGCCCTGCAGGTGCCGCCTATGGGAACCCAAATGTAGCTAATGCTGGTTATGTAAGTGGTCCACCAGGTGCACCCAGAAGCTCGTGGGGTACCCAGGCTCCCTCTGGTTATGGTACCATGGGCTATGGAAATGCTGTCCCTTGGGGTACTGGTAGTGGTGGTCCTGGTTCAACACCTACGGGTCAGTCTCCTAGTGGGGCCACTGGTTATGGGAATCAGGGTTATGGTTATGGTGCGTATGGTGGAAGTGAAGGTTCTTATGGGAATGCCTCTGGGTATGGAGCTGTTGGTGGACGTTCTGGTAGTGTCCCAAGTGGTAATGCTGGTAATCAGGGTGCAGGAGAATTGCAAGGGAGTGGTGGCAGCTACATTGGAAGTGGCTATGGTGATTCTAATGGAAATTCAGGGTATGGAAATGCAGGTTGGAGATCTGATGCATCTCAAGCTTCTGGAAATTATGGAGCTCAAGCCAATGGTCCTCATGGTGGACAAGCTGGCTATGGTGGTGGATATGGTGGTGCTCAGGCCCGGCAAGCCCAACAACAATGATCAGATTGCTTTTTTGCCAACTGGACCATAGCTCTATGCTTCAGACCCATCTCTTTGTGGATGCGGTCATGCTCTCTTGTTTTCTGCAACAAATGGAGCAGCTCACCTTGATGTCGTTGCTCTTTGGGACTGGTTGGATTGCTTGAATCCCATTAGTTTGCAGTACTATTTTGATAGTAATAAGAGTAGTTTCAAGGCATGTTAGGTGCCAATCTTATTTAGTATTTGCTATTGAGTGTAGTTTAAATTTGGCGTGCTTAGAATTGTTTACTTGCGGAATTTTCTTGTCTGTCGTAGTGTTTAAGCTATAGTAGctttatataactttatttatgTTGGTTTGAGTGcattatcaaatttgatttccTGCATACTAATTTAGATGCCTTTGGAAATATAGTGATAGGTTGCAGTGCTATGTTTTATTTTGCATGTTAGTAGGATAAGAGTGCATTGAAGCTTCTTACTAATAGCGATAGCAGTGGAGCTTTGGGTCACTCGGGTTGATCACTTCATGGTGTTTAGCAGTAATCGTAGTGGTAGTTGACAGTTCATAGTGGATAGTGATAAATCATAGTGGTAGTTGACTTTGAGGATGGCATAATCATTTTCCCCCTGTATTTTGCCCTTGTGTGTACAGGAGGAGAGATGTTCGAGTTCTAAGGTGGAGTCAAGTGCCCACTCACGGCTGAACCCGAGCTACATATTCGGGGAGTGTTCAGTAAGAGGGTTTTTTCAGCGTGGAGTGGGAGTGGAAGAGAACTTTCAGTTGAAATTGTGAAATAACCTGAGAGGCCATTCCCCAGCCTGGCGGCCAACAGTGTCATATTTTGGAGATTCTTTGCATTACATTTCAAGTCATAAATTTCCTGATCTTCATACTGGTTTGTGAATTTGATGAACATATGGAATGTATAGCCTAAGCTGGTTAGCTATCTCTCTTTAAGCAAGTTGGCCAAATTGTTTTAGGATGCATCAGAATGGGTCATAATATTTGATTCCAGATATTTAGAATATTAGGAAACTTTTGTCCTTTAGAGGATTTAGCTTAGTTTTTGAATGGATTAAGAACTTCCATTACATCTGTTCCAAGATTTATTTCTATCTTCTTTTGTGTTGATGGCCGTTTTACGCTTGCAATGCATTATGTCAATATCAATCTGTACCACATTTGCTGTTGAAATGTGCATGTAGAATAATGTTCTTGAGAGATTTCTACGATATTGACTGTTTGCTGATAATCACAAGCTTGAAGTACAGGGATTTTGTTTCATCTTAGTTCCTCACCCCTCTTTCCTTTAGAGTCGTTGCTTATAGCAAGTCCTCTTTGAAGAGTTCATTACCCAAATTGAGAAAAAGGAAGTAAAGTCTATATTCAGCTTTGACTTTACGAATTATTTGTCCTCCTTGGAGAAAAGTCCTCATCTCTCTCCCTCAATGAGGAGATAAGGTCAACTCTTCTTAGACAAAGAGACtctgtcttttctttttttcgtCGCACGGAAAGCCGGCTGAACAATTCCAATGGTGAGAGACAACCAActagaggaaaaaaaatggagaaaatcGTCGAAACAGAATGTTTACCATGGAggggaaaattaaaaaacctgagtgttaaaaggaaaaaaaatgagtttttaaaattgaaaagattttaataaaaataaaattatttatttataaaatctcaaaaggaaaaaattaaaataatatactttttaatattataacaaaaattttaataaaaattgaatgtataaatatttgaattttttaaaattagttgagTGTGAATTTATAATTACACCGATCCTTAGGTTGGAATAAGTCTGTTGGCCTTCTGAAAATGAATAAGGCATAATGAATTTGGCAAAACAAATAACATCGAAATTATATCACTATCCAACAAAAACTTCATAACACATCTGAAATCCAAATAACAAAATTCTTGTCTTCGTCAAGACAAAACAGCTTTACTCCTATCACAATACTTGAAAAACCGTCTAAAAGGCAGATAAATGTAGAAGATCTAAATGTAGAGCTCTTAAACAATGGCATTGGCTGCACTTGCAATCCTAGGCCAAAGATCAGCACACTCCTTACCAATCGGACCAGTGATTGCGGAACCTACAAAATTTGTACCCAAAGGAAATTGTCAACAACAATCAATGAAAcactttttaaaagtttaattgacACTAATGCTTTTAGCAGAAATAATTTGTCTTGGGCATACCTTTCATCTCTCCCTTTGGATTCACAATAACACCAGCATTATCTGAgccaagaaaaacaaaacaactgCATCAGAAACTAGCACCAAAATACTCATTTGTCTTCTGCTAAGTTACaccatgaaaaataataaaaagagaaattcaTTGTTTAAATATGTGTAACATAATGTTCAATGAACCGGCAAAACAGGGCAACATTTAAGCTTTAAACATTGAGAACATAACATTGAGAACATCAGACTGAAAACATATGAAATATGGGAACATTAGAGTCACAAGAAGTATAAAGCCCAAATGGAGCAGACCTGATGAGCAGAGTCATTTTTCCAGACTTGTAACTGTATCAACTTTTGAGAATCAAGGTAAACACCTGACTTATGACTGGTGAACAGAGATGATTAAAGCCAGATACCAGAACCATAGCATGCTCAATATGATCCTATAAAGCTCCCAAATCATCTCTTCCTAATGTTAAAAAGTACATCTTTGAGCCAAATGAGGACAGGAATGCATCTCTAgattcaaaaaaataacaactaTGCCAACCTGACATCGTTGATAACAATTTTACCATCCAGTAGTAGGGTAATTTGGTATTTTACTATGGCTGGGTATGGGAGGCTAGAGAAACCTAAATAGCAATCCTTCAGCACCACTTCACCGGTAAAACAGCCAAGCAATGccaatataaaataacataaaatattcatCAGACAGTAGACACTAAAGAAATGTGTCGAAATGCGAAAAGCAAGATTCTACATGGAAGGAATCCCACTCGATATAAAATTCGACTACTATGATAATATAGCTGGTCTCAGGAAGCATCCAATCATAATACATACACAGACCCAAAATATGGGAGATATGTATGCATCAAGGCACTGCTTCACCAGCAACACCTGTTTACTTTGTAGTGGTCATGATAACCCTAGCAGCTATGCATGTGAATAACACATCcaataagtttaaattcaattaatgaCCAGGGGACACCAGCATTTGTAAAACACAAATCAAAGCAAACCATACAATCACAACATAAAATAAGAATTACACAATCAACAATACATCAAGTCCAACCATCGACACAACAAACAAACAGCACAATGAAAACAGAATTCTAACCTTCAAAGTACATGTAGACACCATCCTTTCTGCGCCAGGGTTTGCGCTGCCTCACAATGACAGCGGGCATAACCTTCTTCCTGAGATCAGGCTTTCCCTTCTTCACAGTggccatcaccatgtctccaACACAAGCAGATGGCAACCTGTTGAGCCGACCCTTGATTCCCTTCACTGAAATGATGTAAAGGTTCTTTGCACCAGTGTTATCAGCACAGTTCACAGTTGCTGCCACCGGCAAACCCAGTGACATCCTGAACTTGTTACCAGCTGATCCTCCGCGTCCTGTagccaaaaacaacaaaaataaacctttttttttttccttcaagtaTCACACCGCAAAGCTACGAGACcaccaaaaataattttgaaaaaaaaaattcttcaaattaaacaaataactCTTCTTAAAAAATCAGTGAAAGATAATTTGCTATGAAAATAATACTTGTCTCACAAGATTTAAACAGGACTAAGCTCcctatgaaattaattaaacatttgaaaatgaaatcaatttaAGCCCATAAGAAACATGGATATAACGTTAAGATGGATTCGTATTCATCTTATCAATAAACAGATAGATccttaaacaaagaaaaagaatcaaatcATACGATCTATCAAATCACTACATCAGAAATTGAGACGAAACGTTAACGTATATAATAATGAACGAAAGGGAACCCAAGCCAAGAGAAAGAAGCTGACCTCGCTTCGACATCTTCGACTGCTAAAGGGAACAACAACAAAGACACGAATTAGGGTTTTGTGGTATTTATACACGGCTAGCTTTCTAGggtttttcttatattttagtGAAGTTCCAATTTTAACCACAGACTTTTTCTTTATTACCAGATAGATACGGCCCGGATCTCCTAGGCTGAATTTCCTCTCTAATTGGGCCAGGGCCCAGTGATGGGTCAGAGTAGAAGTCCATATTCGCCAAAATACTGCGTTCAATTTTGAAGACAAAAGCATTGTGGCTGGTTTCCTTCCGAATAGACACAAGCATATGGGGCGAGTGGGGGCTCATGGCCCCATTGcacttgtaaaatattttgttacatcCTTATACTCTACGTTTTGACATTAGCaaccctttatttatttattttaatctaaataacctattatttaacaccacatttatatttattttattttgttcttctgaaatgttaaatatattttaatttatttcttttattaccAATCAAATGCATAAGGGGTCTGATGTCTTACTTCAAAATCTACTTGGAGTCGACCCTCAATGGGCTTTGTCAAGATAAGCCCATTAAAAGGCTCCTTGTTAAAACCAGGGAATGAAGGAGCGATATATTTGTTGGTGGTTGATCTTGAAGAAAGGCAAGAAACGATGGCAACAAGTGAGGCGGCGACCGCGACAGCGGCGGGGACTGAGGCTCAACCCcacaaattagaaaaaaaatggacTTTTTGGTTCGACAACCAATCCAAGCCCAAGCAAGGCGCTGCTTGGGGGACCTCTCTTCGCAAGGTTTACACTTTCGACACCGTCGAAGAATTCTGGTGGTACATACCCTAAAATGTCTCTCCCTCATACACTTTATGTtcgttaatttaattaatgagattgatttttttttttaaattgatttgagtttcttttgttttttttttttatgtgtaagaTTTTTCTGTTTTGACCATGTATTTTAATGGTAATGTTTGCGGTTTTGTATCATGCAGATTATGCAATCacatttctccttttttttatttcaaataaatttgcttTCCTTgcttttttctataaatatccTTTTactttttgatttaatttagttttttttgtttgttcctGAAAATGCATTCttctgttttgttttcttttgcagCTTGTATGATCAGATATTCAAGCCCAGCAGATTGCCTATTAATGCTGATTTCCATTTGTTCAAAGCTGGAATTGAACCGAAATGGGAAGATCCCGAGTGTGCTAGTGGAGGAAAGTGGTCTGTCACCAGCAACAGAAAGGCTAACCTTGAGAATATGTGGCTTGAAACGGTAAGTTTTTTTGAACTGCCAaaccattttttgttttttaaaaattaattgtaacTCTTGGCGGCTGGTTTTTTACTGTGACTTTATGTTTATCAATTCAATCGGTTTTCTTTTGTGCAGATGATGGCTTTGATTGGAGAGCAATTTGATGAGGCAGATGAGATTTGTGGCGTCGTTGCAAGTGTACGCCCAAGGCAGGACAAACTTGCGTTGTGGACCAAGACAGCCGCAAATGAGGCTGTCCAGGTACGATCTTAGGATATTTGCATATTTAATTATAGGTATTGGTTGTACTGAGCTGATTTATAACTGtgttattgaatttaatttttggctATTAAATTAGTTAACTCttataaattgttattgatAGTTTCTTTTTCAGTACAACATCTTTTGATGCTTGAGTGTGCTAATATGTACTCTCTGCTTGCTACTTGAATCTAGATTTTGATTCAAGTAATAAGTTTATTAGTACTCTGTCTAATTTAAATGCACGagaaaatattatctttatgatgaaaataaacctaattttttgttctctttaCAACTAAAAGACCTTTTAATTGATCCTTACCATGTCTATACTTTCTCTTTTACAACTAAAAGTTGGAGAGTAGCTATTTGAACAACATTGGGGGATTCATTGAGAGTATTTGACGTAAACTTAAATATGTAGTGGCTTTCCTTTTCAATATATTGCTTGCTTAGAGAGGTAGCCCCTGTCACAAATCTTAAGCAATATGGATAGTAGTTCTTGGTTGTCAAGAGGAAGGGTGAGTTCTGTGCTAAGTTTCTCTCTGAAGCAAGGTCATGTTTTACTAGAGGTAACCTTGCCTCGTTTTTTGCTTAGTTGGttaaactttatatttatgttgGTTCTTGTCTGAATGTGTTATATACACctttttgtatttgtttagATATCTTTCATCAGGACTAATTTAACGTGACATTGTTTTTGAAATCTTAGTCAGGTTTTTTGGAATTCATCTTTCGTTTTAAGAAATTTACTATTGTTTCACGTGTATGACATCTTACATTCCATGAATGACCTTTtagatgaattttttatttgtgatttACTCCATTGTATGAAGAATATATGTTTATGCAATGGAATAGCTTTGCATGAACAAATTGGTCTAGGCTGTGATGATCTTCCTGCATGTCTGTTGTTGTTGGCTATAAATGCGTGcatgttaatttttaatgtcGTTTCTTAGTTTATATTACCATGAACCTGTGTAGATGGGCATTGGGAAGAAGTGGAAGGAGATCATTGATGTCACTGACAGGATTACTTACAGCTTCCATGTAATGTtccttattatttttcttttttctttttggttctGGTTATCAATGCTCAAATCTTTGATCTCTCTTTGTTGTTCATTGCAGGATGATTCTAGAAGGGAAAGATCAGTGAAAAGCCGATACAATGTGTGAACTCACAGTGATGTTTTTGCAGCACAGGGCCTGTATTCTTAGTTGCCACACTATGGCTAAAGCTAATGAAACTTTTCTGATAATTTAAATGTGTTGCAAGATGCTTTTTTGGTTGTAATGTAATACATGGTATTCCTTGTTTTTGTTGTAATTTATTTTCGCAGACACAAACTGAAGTCTTCATATACTGGATGTGTTGTTAACTTTAGAATTCTTTACTGGTTAGTGACTGATTAAAGATTCCCCTGCCTCCTCAATCATCTGATAATGTTGCCAAAGGGTTTTATATTTCACCTTGTTATTTCCATATTCTAATAAGGAAACGCTACAGCTGAAGGGAAGAATAAAGACCATGTAAGAGATATTCTAGTTACATTCTGTTTCTGGGTAAATACTCAGAAAGAAAGAAGTATGCTTACATGTAACAACTCTTGAAatgaactataaatttaaaagcaTTCATGTTACTGACTAGTGACAACATGAAAAACATAAGTGGTGTTATCATGCAAGGAACCCAAGTCTTTCACCATTCTTCTTCGCCAAACGAATCAGCCCTTGCCTCTGTTTTGCATCAGCTCCTATTGATTTGCAAAATTCTGTAATCACCTGCCAACATTTCACATAAAATAAGATCCAGCAATTTTATATTGACACAGCATATTATAGAAAGTAATACAAAAATGTAACTGGAAAAACAACAGATACCTGAGAATGCAAAGCGATAGCTTTGCCTCTAAGCTGATTGAACCGCTTCTTCCCAATAATTTGGCGAGTGACAACAACGAGAGGAGCAAATAAGCCTTTCCCTTCATTGACATTCTTCATCATAGGCGCTGATTTAATGGGCTTCGCCACTCGAACATTTGGCACTGACTTAACCAACATGGGATAATCTTCACCGCTCACTGAACTTCCCCAGTTTCCATGAAACGATGAACCTAAACCTACCTTAAACCCAGTTGCGGATATAGCAGTAGCCATTgcaaaacactaaaaaaaaaaaaagggcttcTCTAGTGGTACGCTTAAAGCTTTAACTCTGCTGAATGAGAGTTTTAGAGGGTGGGTTTGGGTTTCTGTGTTGGTGAGTATATGATCCTGGAATTAAAGGATATTTTGCCTGTGAAATTTGAGAGCCTCAGGTTTTTATTGGCGGGTAGCGAGGGAGAGAGGTTGGTGAAGCTTTAAGAGCCACACACTAATTCTGGTGGCTGGAATTGTAATTCCTGTTCACACCGAACACGTACATTATGGTCTTCATTTGGAATGGAGTGAATGGGATTTTCCCAGtccaaaaacactttttcatctttgataaatcacattttttactctgaatcaaatcaaattaaagaaaacttaacctatattttatcatttaaaaattaaaaaaaaattatttaaaaaaccctGTTATGGTCTTCACTTAAAtaatatgacctttatttttttttcttttgtaaggTTTAAACCCAAGAATTCAGTTCCTATAATTCTTTGAGACtcaattagatataataattttaaaaagtaaaatagtcaaagacaatataataatttaattttttgagactcaattaaaatttatttttcaaaatttgattttgagcaAGAAAGTGTAAGGGTAGAAAAGTGTTGTAGACCAAACATGTGGGAAAATGTAACTCACTCGTTCGGAGAAAATCTGAATCTGGGATTTTAGTGGCTCTTTGGATGATGGTTCATTAACCATTTCGTTTGATCGAGAAGCTTGGGAAAAATGTGCCAACAGAAGTAAAACTGGAAGGTTAGGAGAATATTCTAAGTTTTGTACCTTAGACTAATGAAGATAACAACGTGAAATTGAACAAATAGTTTTCTATCTTCCATTCCAACATGTTTAGTTCCTACCATTGCGGAAAGCCGGTTGGCTACGGCATCTCGATGAGGCCATTTTCAACTTGCAGTCTACCGTTTGATGTTGATGTTAGTTCAGGCTCATATGAATTTTCCACTTAGTAATGTTGTCTTGTTTGGGACCAGACAAATTGAACACGAATATATCTTAAAAGGTGAAATtcagtttatattaaaaagaaaaaaaaaacctgtcATAATCTAATTACAAACTCACACCAACTCCTTTTACAACAAATGAGGTTTTGAATGAGAAGCCCCTCCAACATGCTGGAGGAAAGTCTTCGTATGGATCAATGAATGCTGGCATGTTCCCCGGACGCGAAAATACAACCTGCATTATagtataaatgaaatttataaatggATCATCTATGAGGTCTTTTAACAAACGTAAGTTACCTGGTAATTTCTGAGCGTTCTAGACTTTGAATCCAGCTGcacaataatcaaaataatactcTCATGTCCTAATGAACTTCTCGTCGAATCCCAGAGCAAGAATTTTGCTGAAATTGAATTCAGTTACGTCAATATACAGAGTTTTGGTAAACAAAGGTAATGTATTAGACAACTTCTGTGTTAACATCAGTACCTTTgattctcaatgaaattttttctCCAACATCGGAGTGCTTGGTAGAAATGGATTCCTATATTTTCCACATGCTCCACACTGCAATaatagaagaaagaaagaagttaAATCAGTGGAAAAGATAAAAGCCAAATATGAAATTGTGCCTGGTGAATATTGTTTATATGTACCTGAGTCTGGATGCAGAAGCCATGGCTGATGTTATCCTACTTAATGAAGGCACGCATGCACCAGGGAAAATATATTCCTTTATAAAGTCTGAACTCAGCCTGTACTCATTGTCGCTCTCTTCCAGCATCGATGTGAACTATAAAACATCAATTGAAATAAAGGCGATgctcaaacaaaaataagacTCATCTTTGTGAAATACGGAATGTGTGAGCATTTAGCTTAGCATTTGCAACCATATATCAGCATTACCTGTGGAACGAAAAGCCCATTGTCTGCCAGTTACTGATTCGCAGCAACCGAAAAATTTCTCCATGAATTCATGGCCTACAGCTTCAATCATCTCACTGAGAAAATACATAAGCAATCATGTTCTTGAAACCGGAATGTTATGATTATTTGTATAATACTTGGTGGTAGACGAGCATACCAGGAAATAATTCTGTCATATTTGTTGGTTTTATGCAGTTGGCGATAGTCACGGAGATATAATCTGATACGATCCTGAAAGCAGGAAAGGTTAACCTCATGAACAATGTGATTTGGCTCCAGCAATATTATTAACTAAggaatatcaaaatacatcattTACCTGAAGACCAGCTTCCTTTACTTTCATTTCAGCATATTTCAGTTGCTCTTCAGAGAGAGTAATGCCTGTGTATTTGCATCCCGTTCGATTGACAACTTCAATGGCTAGGGTTCCCCATCCACATCCTATCTCAAGAACTTCATGATCTTTACTAACTCCTGCCTGGATGAAttagataagaaaattataagCATCATCATAccaagatttttgaaatttcaatgaaTTTAAGCAGACTCACTTTCTCAATCAGAAGAGAAACTTTTCTCATTTGGGCAACATTCAGGTCTTCATCTTCGCTCTGTATAAGAATTTGATGCATAATTCAGCGTATAGCTCCGAAGAAGATCGATTCTTGGTATGACCTAAGAAAGAcagaattgaattcaaaccttAAACACTGCACGAGAGTATGTCATTGATTCGTCCAAGAACAAAGCGAAAAGTTCATTGCTGTAGAAACACAAGCGAAAAGCAGTAAGTTTAGACATGAGAAAAACTAGCAATAATAGCTGTTCCAGGAATTGCCCAAAAGACATTAGTTGTGAAAGAAATTACGAGATCGTAGTGACAAGATATATTCCTGCGAGCTTGTGTAAGAGTATTTTGCCTTGAAAGATGGCGAAAAAATACTTTGCAGAAGCAATACCAGCTGTCAGTAACAATGGTGACCACCAACCTCTAAAGCCAATGGAAGgaaattcagattaaaaaaaaaaaaatctaataataatatcatattcaAGTACTTCACCAAAAATCACTGTGTACCTTCTTTAATTCAATTTGGAGACAGAAGAATCAAGATCTCTGTTGGCAATAAGAATCGGAAATATAGCCAGCAGGGAAAAAGTTTTTGCAATTAGACACATACAACAGAATTTGTTTTCTGAAATCAATCAGTATCTTACCATAAATAGATTTAGAAAACCTTCTTCTTTGTCCACAAATGTAAAATCTCCATTAATATATGAATCTGCAAGGCCTAAATCAGCCTGTGTCAAAACCTGACAACAACTGAGCTCAT contains:
- the LOC123221844 gene encoding protein PROTON GRADIENT REGULATION 5, chloroplastic-like, producing MATAISATGFKVGLGSSFHGNWGSSVSGEDYPMLVKSVPNVRVAKPIKSAPMMKNVNEGKGLFAPLVVVTRQIIGKKRFNQLRGKAIALHSQVITEFCKSIGADAKQRQGLIRLAKKNGERLGFLA
- the LOC123221843 gene encoding eukaryotic translation initiation factor-like yields the protein MGFVKISPLKGSLLKPGNEGAIYLLVVDLEERQETMATSEAATATAAGTEAQPHKLEKKWTFWFDNQSKPKQGAAWGTSLRKVYTFDTVEEFWCLYDQIFKPSRLPINADFHLFKAGIEPKWEDPECASGGKWSVTSNRKANLENMWLETMMALIGEQFDEADEICGVVASVRPRQDKLALWTKTAANEAVQMGIGKKWKEIIDVTDRITYSFHDDSRRERSVKSRYNV
- the LOC123220927 gene encoding heterogeneous nuclear ribonucleoprotein 1, which produces MDSDQGKLFIGGISWETSEDKLKDYFSQYGDVLQTVVMREKTTGRPRGFGFVVFADPSILDRVLQDKHTIDGRTVEAKRAMSREEQQTSARTGNFNPFRNNGGGGNIRTKKIFVGGLPPTLTEDGFRQYFEGYGNVTDVVIMYDQNTQRPRGFGFISFDTEDAVDRVLHKTFHDLNGKQVEVKRALPKDANPGGGGRNMGAGGSGFGGYQGYGASGGNSSAFEGRMDSNRYMPSQNTGSGFPPYGSSGYGTPGYGYGPSSNSVSYGGYGSYGGANAGYGGPAGAAYGNPNVANAGYVSGPPGAPRSSWGTQAPSGYGTMGYGNAVPWGTGSGGPGSTPTGQSPSGATGYGNQGYGYGAYGGSEGSYGNASGYGAVGGRSGSVPSGNAGNQGAGELQGSGGSYIGSGYGDSNGNSGYGNAGWRSDASQASGNYGAQANGPHGGQAGYGGGYGGAQARQAQQQ
- the LOC123219953 gene encoding 60S ribosomal protein L23, whose protein sequence is MSKRGRGGSAGNKFRMSLGLPVAATVNCADNTGAKNLYIISVKGIKGRLNRLPSACVGDMVMATVKKGKPDLRKKVMPAVIVRQRKPWRRKDGVYMYFEDNAGVIVNPKGEMKGSAITGPIGKECADLWPRIASAANAIV